Part of the Drosophila pseudoobscura strain MV-25-SWS-2005 chromosome 2, UCI_Dpse_MV25, whole genome shotgun sequence genome, aacacataaatatttcaagatTTGTTGTTACATATTGCGAAAACAGGAAACATACAATTAAACTTTACTAGAGATTCTGTGTAATCGAAGCCACAATCTTTATACATCCTtcgcaaacaaaacaaatatcttTCATTCTGATACCTCCAACGGTTCAAAGCCAAATTCTACATTCCACTTTTTGTTCCATTAAATTTATGAAGGTTATAAACTAATTGAATGGCTCGAAGTTCCCTGCCTTTCTGCTGGCTCCCTAGGGAATTGTAAATTTAACTGGGATCCGCGGCATATTGGTTAGTCTGTTAGTCTATACGGATTTTCCCACCGCTTCTGTTCGGGCACACGCCAATCGGTCATTTATAAGGCCATAAAAAATGAACATCAATAGCCCATATTCGTATGTgcattataaataattaactAGAGCTGTTAGAACTGGAATATTCATATCATTGCTATTTTTAGCAAGTGGGCAACAATGAATGTCGCCTTGGACAGTACGAAAAGCTAGTACGAAAAGAGCCATCAAACAAGCAATTATCATTGGTCTAAGTATGACTGTATACTGCGGCTGAGTTTCAAGTGTTTGGCTGATAAACCGTTCtcaagatacatatatatgccGGCATGGCACTGTCCAAAACAGcaagcatcagcagcaacaggcgaGAGGGGCAACAGTGGCAGCGACTGGATTGGGTGGATTGGGTGGAGCACTTGATATCCACAGTTCGCGCGGAAATATGAACCGGCTACTGTCTGACTGCCGGCTGCCTCAGAAGTCTGCCACGTGATTGATCGATGGAAACCACCGAGCTGGTTCTCGTGCTAGTTTTGGCTGGTTTTCGTTGCAATGCAGCCCCTCCTCCGTGGGCCAGCTTTACACATTCTTTTTCTGGCGTCTGGCCAAGGAGTCATCGCCCATTCTAGGGTGCTGCTGCCCATTATGTCCATGGcaaatttacaaattattCGAGCACCGTTTCTCTATATATAGTAGTACATCATCGTACGTTTTATCTACcgcaaaaaagcaaaagctaaTTCTATCCTGGGTCCGGGGCCCATTAATGCTCGATAATGTGCGGCGTCAGCGTCGACTTTGACGTCTCCGTGTCGTTGACTGCTTGGACCGATGATGTCACAGAAAGCCTTGATGTCTGTGTGTACACACTGTCCAAAAGCTGTCGCCCTACTCGGGACCAGGACTGGGACCGGGACCGCGACCCGACCCCTGCCCAACCCCCAGGGCGTCACTGTTGTTTCGACCTAATCAAATCAGAAACATTAATTACTTGCATTATCCGAGTTCCACCGATTTTGGGAGAACTCTACTCAACTGTAGTGTTTACATATGGTCTGGCAGCTCTTGATTAAACGACTATTGTAATTATCAGTAATTTGGGCAACATATTCAGATCTCCCGCATATTTTCAGTGGGTTTTACGTGCCGCAGCTGTCTCGCAAGTGGGTTTATGGGTGGGTTGGGGCGGGTACTGCATTTGGGGCCAACAAAGCGATAAGAATTGTTTTCTTGGGCTGTAAACAATATTGCATCGGCTCTTCAAATAACTGAAGCAGCAGATTGCTACGAAATATACGATGCAATATACGAATTTGACCTTGTAGAGCTTCATACACATGTGAATGAATATATGAAATTTTAGGGTCAAGATCGGAGTAGATAATAAGTTCTGACCGCTTGGATTCAAGGAAACAATATAAGAATTTACTTCTAAATTAGTTAcagaaacatacatatgtacgtaatGGCGCGGTCTGTGAGGCTAGTCATCAATAAACAAAGAATTTTAGAAGCAAGTTCCATAATCTAAATTATTGCTCATAAATTAGTCGTTTCTACGAACTGGAACGCGAATTCGTGtacttatacatacatatgtactatgtgTAATTTATATTAGATGAAATATAAATTCCATATTATATCCTTATCCATATGGTTTTTGGTGACCATTCTATAACGGGTTTCAATCTGAATTGTAGCAAGTGTTTCGGTTAAACGTTGGTCCCTCATGTCCACAGAAATTCTTTTGGTAAAGAGGGGCTTTGTACATCAACGAATTCTCAAGGTTTGAGGCTATCAACTAGTACATATTTCAAATTTGCAAAGAGCTGCCGATATGGGATCAAAATATCTTGCAACTACCATAGGAACTATTGATATCTTAGGGTATTGAAAGCATCGGTTCCTTTCTAACAACACACTACTTTTTTGGGCTGTGTACCTGTCCTTCAAACTACTCGTAAGACCGAAAGTCTGGTACATTTTCGTACTACCTATGGTATTGTGAGTTACGTGGTTTTTGGGCTATAATTGCTTTAGAACGTGACTCGACGTCGCAATTTGTTATTCCGTCAGGGCTTAAGGAAAACAGATTTGCAAACGAAATGCTTAGAGCTTCTTCGATTCTCAGGTCTCCCGCATGACATTCGGCAAAGTCAGAGTGCCGGCAGCCAGCTGGAGCTCAAAATAGAGTAATTGCTTTTCCATAAAACaaaggaaacgaaaggaaagacAAATAAATAGAATCTTCGGCAGAGCAAATCAACAAAATTTGTTCATAAACATATGTACCAGTCGTCGCTTATTACGTATATGAGGGGGTCTTCGCTTTTCAATTCCCATCCACATCTACATTTTGTATGGCCAGCTGCTTATTGTATGCCCCTCCGAAATGGGGCAGACAAAGAATCAGCCCGTCACTAGAGCAGGCGGCGACGTCTTCGATTCTCTTATTCGTATgctttattttaattgcatgtcTACGGAATGCTTTACTAATCTCTCGCCTCTCCCCTCcgatctctcgctctctgcagGGAACGTAAGAAGTCGCCAAGATGGGGGACATGTTCCGTAGTGAGGAAATGGCACTTTGCCAGATGTTTATACAACCAGAGGCTGCGTACACCTCTGTCTCTGAGCTGGGAGAAACCGGCTGTGTGCAGTTCCGCGACGTAAGTTCAGACTAGCTCAATGCCTTGCCAGACCCCTGACTAATGTCTGCTGCTTCCTGCTCCACAGCTGAACATCAATGTGAACGCCTTCCAGCGCAAGTTTGTGACTGAGGTGAGGCGCTGCGATGAGCTGGAGCGCAAGATCCGCTACATCGAGACGGAGATCAAGAAGGACGGCATCGTGCTGCCCGACATCCAGGACGACATCCCGCGGGCGCCCAACCCACGTGAGATCATCGACCTGGAGGCGCATCTGGAGAAGACCGAGTCGGAGATGATCGAGCTGGCCCAGAACGAGGTTAACATGAAGTCCAACTACCTGGAGCTGACCGAGCTGCGCAAGGTCCTCGAGAACACCCAGGGCTTTTTCTCCGACCAGGAGGTGCTCAACCTGGACTCCAGCAACCGCGGTGCCGGTGGTGACGAGGCAACTGCCCAGCATCGTGGACGCCTCGGCTTTGTCGCTGGTGTCATCAACCGGGAGCGTGTGTTTGGATTCGAGCGCATGCTGTGGCGCATCTCGCGCGGCAATGTGTTCTTGAAGCGCTCCGACCTGGATGAGCCTCTGAACGATCCGGCCACCGGTCATCCCATCTACAAGACGGTCTTCGTGGCCTTCTTCCAGGGCGAGCAGCTGAAGAACCGCATCAAGAAGGTGTGCACTGGGTTCCACGCCTCGCTGTATCCCTGTCCCAGCTCGCACAACGAGCGTGAGGAGATGGTGAAGAATGTGCGCACGCGCCTGGAGGATCTGAAGCTGGTGCTTAGCCAGACCGAGGATCACCGCAGCCGTGTCCTGGCCACAGTGTCCAAGAATCTGCCCTCGTGGTCGATCATGGTCAAGAAGATGAAGGCCATCTACCACACTCTGAACCTGTTCAACATGGATGTGACCAAGAAGTGCCTCATTGGCGAGTGCTGGGTGCCCACCAAGGATCTGCCCGTCGTGCAGAAGGCGCTCTCCGACGGTTCCGCGGCCGTGGGAAGCACCATTCCCTCGTTCCTCAACGTGATCGACACCAACGAGCAGCCGCCGACCTTCAACCGCACCAACAAGTTCACGCGCGGTTTCCAGAACCTGATCGACGCCTACGGAGTGGCCTCGTACCGCGAGTGCAACCCGGCCCTATACACGTGCATTACATTCCCCTTCCTGTTCGCCGTGATGTTCGGCGATCTGGGCCACGGCCTGATCCTGGTTCTCTTCGGCGCCTGGATGGTGCTCTGCGAGCGCAAGCTTGCCCGCATCCGCAACGGCGGCGAGATCTGGAACATCTTCTTCGGCGGTCGCTACATCATCCTGCTCATGGGTCTGTTTGCCGTCTACACCGGCATCGTATACAACGACGTGTTCTCCAAGTCGATGAATCTGTTCGGTTCGCGATGGGTAAACAACTACAACAGATCCACGGTTCTGACCAATCCGAGCCTGCAGCTGCCGCCCAACAGCTCCGCTGTAGGTGTCTATCCCTTTGGCCTGGATCCCGTCTGGCAGCTGGCGGACAACAAGATCATCTTCCTCAACAGCTTCAAGATGAAGCTGTCGATCATCTTCGGTGTACTCCACATGGTGTTTGGCGTAAGCATGTCCGTTGTGAACTTCACACACTTCAAGCGGTACGCCTCAATCTTCCTGGAGTTCGTGCCTCAGATCCttttccttctgctgctcttcgGTTACATGGTGTTCATGATGTGAGTTATACGTTAAAAAAACCCACCCACAGCATCCGCTAAAACATAATTGTTATTTCAACCTGTGTAGGTTCTTCAAGTGGGTCACCTACGACTCCCACACAGACTTCCAGCCCCATACTCCCGGATGCGCCCCCTCAGTGCTGATCATGTTCATCAACATGATGCTGTTCAAGAACACGCCGCCACCGAAGGGCTGCAAGGAGTTTATGTTCGAGTCTCAGCCTGATGTGCAGAAGACCTTCGTCATCATGGGCCTCATTTGCATCCCATGGATGCTGCTGGGCAAGCCGCTCTACATCAAATTCACTCGCAAGAGCAATGCCCACGTGAGTGCACACTCATATATCTTTCACTAATATGATTACTTACTGTTTGTTCTCTGCTTTTATTTAGTCCAAACACAATGGCCAGTTGACTGGCAACATGGAGGTGGCCGAAGGCGAGACTCCCCTTCCAACGGGCTTCTCTGGCAACGAGGagagtggcggcggcggcggcaacagccACGACGATGAGCCCATGAGCGAGATCTACATCCACCAGGCCATCCACACCATCGAATATGTGCTCAGTACCATCTCGCACACGGCCTCCTATCTCCGTCTGTGGGCTCTGTCCCTGGCCCATGCTCGTGAGTGTTAAAAGAACCTTCATACTATTACAGCCATCTAATGCTAATAACCAACCACTTTACAGAGCTGTCCGAAGTGCTGTGGAACATGGTGTTGTCGCTGGGCCTTAAGATGTCCGGCGTTGGCGGCATCATTGGACTGTACATCATTTTCGGCGCCTGGTGCCTGTTCACCCTGGCCATTCTCGTCCTGATGGAGGGTCTGTCCGCTTTCCTGCACACCCTGCGTCTTCACTGGGTGGAATTCATGAGCAAGTTCTACGAGGGCCTGGGCTACGCCTTCCAGCCATTCAGCTTCAAGGCCATCCTGGatggcgaggaggaggaataaACTGACCAGAAAGTGTTCAAGCCACTGCATGAATAATTAACTAGCCGAGCTTTGTTTTTccaatttatttaatttgttttgttgaatgtttttgttttgttttttttcggacATTGTCAGTATTGTGGTGCTCTTCCCACATCCCATGTTTTTTGTGCCCCTCCCTCCGTTCTAGTACCCAATTCTCCGCTTTGTATTCCATCCGGGGTCCAAGTATTCACCTGAGTTGTGCCTAGTATTCTCAAAGGAACAGTTTCAAAAGCAATAATTTGATATTCATtgttataaataataattctAATAAATATAAAGCAACGAAGAGAATAgcaattgtttatttatttttcaattaagtcATTCCGGACCAGGTACACCTCAtcatcgtgtgtgtgtgtgtgaggtaTGGTCTATATGGTTATGAATCATTTATAAATAATGCTCAAATTACGACTTTATAAAAGTCTATAATCCTAGGCCCTATTTTAATGTATGCCAATATCGATTGAAATGATTAATTATAACTTTTTGTAGTTATCTGGTGGAGTTGGGGCCAATGAACACCATTATCATAATCAATctttatcaatttatatagCCAGGGCCGGTTTTATTGTTTATGATGCCGAGGACATACATGAGACGAGGCGCTTTGATATTGGAAGTCTGGACTTTTGGCGCCAAGGGCCTTAAAGCCGGGCCTGTGTATAGCATATGATTATATCATTACTGTGAGGTGTCATCAACGAAACGCTTACAAACTATATCAATGGTAATGATTACGTTCATTTAtgatatatacatttattcaATATTGCATTCTTTGATAAGAATTTCATGACATTAATTGATtgattatacatatatgtatgttatctAACGCTTTAATTATAATCGTACATGATTTCTTTACATTATTAGTTAGGTTTATTAAGAATATTCTTAATCAAGCTAGTGAAACCTCGATAATAGAAAATACTATTATATCTACCATCCCTTTCATCGACGATGCACAGCTATTCTTCGCGACGGAAGAAGGACTGAGATCTCGAGAATGGGTATACGCCTACCTTGCAATCATCTCACATATCACTAATATATGAATGTAGAATATTTAGTTCGGGAAGGAAATACTTTCTTGGGCATAGATATTGCAACGTATCCAATAACACATATAGTGGATTATATAGTAGAAAGTACTCCCTATTTTTATATTCCCAATCCGGAAAATACGAGCCGTAGAATCGTAACAATACTGATGATGTAAATTCATTCATGGGTATGGTCTCTCCTTCAGTAAAGCGTTATCTGAATACCATTGATCGGATCGGTCGAGCAGAATGACGAGCCCATGAGCGAGATCTGGATACACCAGGCTATCCACACCATAGAGTACATCCTGAGTACATCGAGTACATCCGATGTATTCTAGAACTTCCTAGACTTCATTGATTTCGCAATGCACAGAGAAAGGCCTTTCCGATAGTAGAAACATTGAAATTTGCAAAGAAGTACTTATCCCTCAACTTCAAAGAATTCTGACCCTGAATTTCTTAACATTTTTTAAGCAAGAAAACACCTATTTGAAGCAGGTATTCCTAAGGTCAGCCGCATACTCCCATCAcctttgtatatattttgacCGTGATCGAGGACGATTAGGAAGGTCTGGCCAATATAACCGTAACCTTATTAGGTCACCGAATAGAACCcattaataaaaattgttCTTTCATTTGGCGGCCCACTTCAGCGAcgtgtttggttttttggtttggtctatgggtttgggtttggattcgggtttcggttttggttacGGTCTCGAAGCGTAAAAAGGTCATCTCGGCGCATTGAGGGCAGAGCTCAGCGGAAAATTCTTGCCGAGGGCCGCAGATTTCAGTGGAATTGGTGGAGCCACAGCTGCGGAATCCGAAACTATTTCCCGCGAATGTCGCCCCGCTCGAGGTTATTTAGCTTGGACCAGAGTGCAGCTCTGGCCAGTTGTGGGCCAAACGAGCTCCGGAAAGGTCTCTCTTATGTTATACATGGAAATGCGGTGTCTTTATTTGGCTGTGCTGCTGTGCTCCTTGCTGGTTGTCTGCAGGGCGGACACCCTGGTCCAGCTTCACGTGAATCGTCCCTACAACGACGTGAACGAGAAGTTCGTGAGCTTCGCCGTGCGTCCGGAGGATCTGTACGATGCTCTGGACGGGAAGAACAGGAAGGCCGTGACCAGCATGGCCACTCTGCTCGGCGATGCTCACATCAAGTTCGTGGGCGACTTCTACTTTGCCACCAATGCACCCACCCGCCTGCGCAATCCCACAAAGATCATATGGAAGGGCTTCAATCGCTGGACGCGGTAAGTTTGTGGCTAGCGCTCCGACTCCGGATTCCAATGGAAGCATCTTTTTCCCATCTTTAAGTGCTGTTAACTGGACCATGATCATCCCCGTGCCGTATGCCCCGGACGAGTGGGACTCGATGCACACCCTGAAGATACTCAACAGCTCCTACATGGTGGGCATCACGGACTGCATCTGGCAGCTGGGCACGGACTTTGGCACCTCGCGGGCCAAGGACTACGTGCAGGAGCTGCGCACCCTCAAGCTGATGACGGACACCTTCAAGCCGTACGTGGACGACTGGCGGGTGATGGGCGCAGACATCTCCGCGGGCAGCAGTGCGGAAGAGACGCGTAGATACGTGGACATGTCCAAGGACTTGAATGCAGCCTTTGGCTGGACGCAGTGAGTGTTTCCATTGAAGGTTCCCATAGAACCGATCCTAATTCtttcccttccctttctctATCAGGCCTGCCAATATGCTTCCGCAATCCAGCCTGGGAAGCTACATCTACGACAGTGATCCGGCTCTGAGGGCACTTCAGCAGCTGCGCGTCCCTCTGTGGCTGACTCTGCCCGAGGAGCGGTCCTCCTCGGCCCAGGCCATCAGCAAGCGACTGCTGGGTGACGAGACCACGGCTGCTCTACGCTGGGCCCAGACCCTGGGAGATGCGGCCAGCAGCGGCTTTGATGTGATCTTCAAGAGGATGTCCCTCGTAGACTTTGAGCGCCCCACCTTCTCACTGTATGTGACGGCGTTGTTCAAGAAGGTCATGGGTTCAAGGGTGTTCCCGGCCAGGCCGCTGAACCTCTTCGCCCCCAGCAACAAGCTCTACACGCACTGCGCCAATGCCGTCTCCGGGGGATTGGCCTTCATGGTGGTCAACACGGAGGACCAGCCCATGACGATCACTGTCAGGAGCATGACACGCCTCGCCAGCAGCGAGATCTGGCAGTATGTCCTTTCCGGTCTGGATGGTCGCGTGCAGCTGAATAATGTGAGGCTGACCCTAAACTCCACACTGCGGCCCCTGATCAAGGCCAACGATGCCAGCAAGCCCCTGCAGCTGATCACGCCGAGCATGTCGGTGGGCTTCTGGGTCCTGCCCACGGCCGACCTGGAGCACTGCCAGTTCACCGAGATCGAGACTGGCGACGCCAGCGGCGAGGCATCGACGGAGGCACGCCGCTCCAATCGCTACAGCTCCGCGGACCGACTGCTCCAGCGTCTGATCGAAGAGACGGCCGTCTCGAGAGGATCCCTGCAGAGCACCATCAACCGGAACCGCCGATTCGTGCTGGACAAACAGGAAACGGACTCCCTGCTGGaccagctgctgcagccgtTCAACCAGCCCACAGCGTTGGCTCCTGCGAAGCGAGAGGCGCACAAGGAGTCAGCCAGTCAGCAGGTAAGGCCCCACGAGGCCATGGCCTGGTTGCACCAGGTGCTGGAACAGACCCGCGACGTGGCCAAGCGACGCGGCAGGCGCAGTGCCGCCAACTATGGCGGTCCCTACTTCTACAACCGGCACGGAAAGAAGACGGCGCTGACCAAGAAGATCACCGAGATCCGAAAGCCAGAGCGCAAGGCCAAACCCCTGTTCGACTTCGATGAGTTCGACGAGGAGAAGTTCTTCAAGAAGCTCGGCGAACAGACTGAGGAGCCGCCGTCCTACACCCGCCTGCCCGAGGGCGATGTCCTTCTGCGGCACATCGAGTCGGTGGATGGGGAGGAGAGTGAGCAAGACGCGGAGCCAGTTGTCTACAGGAAGTACAAGCCCAAGTCCAAGACACAGCTCAAAATTATCCAACGATCTCTAGAGGATACAGAACCCGAGCAGGATAGGGAGCAGGCGCCCATGCCGGAGCAGGAGAGGGCTGAGGGACGTGGAAAGCTGCGACTACTTCCCACGGAGTTCTTCGAGGCCCTACCCGCACCCAAGCAGAGCAAACGCTTGAGTCTCGGAGCCACCCTTAACTCTTTGCTCTTTCCCGAACCCTTCTCTAGCAAGGCCAGCATAAGCAAGACCAAGTCCATGCCGCAGGAAGAGCctgaggaggaggtggagcctCTAGCCAAGCGTCGTCCCGCGAAGATGGGGCATGCAGCCAACGACTTCCTGCAGGCGCAGCGAGAACTTGGCAAGAACTTCCTCAGCCACATCCACAAGCATGAGATCCCGTTGGACGATGAGCATGCTCAGGAGAGTTCCCTCGAGGCTGAGCCAGCTAAAAAACCCACTAACCAGAAATATTTTGGGGCCAAGGATGCGCTAGTACCGGTGCCAAAGCCTAAGCGGCTGACCCAAAAGGCGGACGAGAGCATCACGTCCTGGTGGGAGATGCCCTCTATGCGCCGGCGACGCGCACTGTCCATCGATCATTCTGACGATGAGGTGCGCTCCAACGCTATCGACAAAATGGATCGGGACGATATGCTGCCCCTGGGACGTTACGCCTTTTACGAATACAAGGTTGATCAGCCGGTGGAGGAGCCCACTTCAGAACAGTCCACGGAGCCACCCAAAGATTCCAAAATCATGAGAATCAGCAAGACCAGAACTCCGACAACCAGCCGCAAGACATCGCTCTCCGACACCCTGGTGTCGACGGTCAAGTCGAAGGTCTCCCGCTTCATGAACATCGTTTCTCGGCACATGAGCGAGTGGTACAACACCCTCACCAGGCACCTGGACACCGAAACCGGTCCATCCCGGCCTGCCTTGAGCGTCAGCGGTAACTCCATCGATTAATATGCGATCAAAAGGAGTCCTTGAAGTGGTCTATTTGTATTCGAAGATTGGAATTGAAATTAAGTACAGAGTGAACTTAGCAATTAgtgtaaatatgtatttatgtacattacCACCTAAACAACCTTAGTGGAATTCTATTTTTTTAGATAATGGAACCGTAATTAtctatttcaaataaaaacgCAGCAACAAGCCGGAGAACTAGGTGAGCTTTGATTAAGCTTTTGCTAGGTCGATCGGCTTTTTATATTGTTCGAAGATCGAAGATACTATGCCACTGTAcacgaaacaaaacaattaaaaattacTATAACATTAACATACTATTTCGCTTTATAACAACTGCCATGCCATTCAGTTATGTCAGAAGGAAATTCTATGTATCGAACGTATATATGTTGGAAAATGTATGGAAAAGAATGTACTTATAGATGGGACCTCTGGGGTTTCTAAATCTAATAAGATTGATATTTACCATAGGAAGAATAACTGCTTCTAAGCTGTGTGCATTGGTAAAGGTGTGGGTAATGTGATTTATGGGTCGTCAGACTTCTAGATTGCTATGATCTTACATCCGTACTGGGTTCTTATATCCGATACTCGAAGAGAAGGAAGTATTTCCGACACTataaagtatacatacatatttctgttCAGGCGAGTCGATATAGCTACATCTTGGTTTGAGATGATATGTAgcaaaaaaatgtaaacaggaaaaatattttaaaattgtgggATAAACAAAGTGCAAGAATTTGCATCATAACACAACTATCGGTCGGTGATtccactctttctctccatGTTTTTCCCATCTTTCATGACAAGTGCGAGCAAAATTGAGAGAGATCGCTGAAAGAGTTTGAGAGAGTATGCGGCAGTCTTGGGCTCCGATACCAATTCCGGCGCTTAAGTATAATTATACTGTAATTAAGACTGtcactcacaacgttcccgcaCGGTCTTATTTCAGTTGTGGATTTCATTGCTttgggcagagagagagagagagagcaatttTTACCGTTACCATGATTCCCTTCCATTTTCAAGTTTTCCACTTCAGAATTCCAAATTCTCAATCTTCAGAATTCTTGTACCTGGATGTTTAAGTATTCGAAATTTGGAAAATATGCAATACATAGTGaaatatcaaaacaaattCTGTTTGTCGATAAATAAGGTCTGTCTGTGTTGATGGGGCCTGGAGAGCACTGATCATGCACCTCACAGTCTACGGCTCCAGGGCCAGTCTTTCTGTGTCTAAAATAAAGTTTAAATGCGCTTGTTTGGattatttgtatacattttcAGTTAGTTTTACCAGATTTTTTCTCAATCTCGCCTTCTATTTTTCTCTATCTGCGTTTCATTCTGTGATACTCGTGTACTCACGGCTATAACCATGTTTAATTGACACATACCTCATTATTTTCAACATAATTTTTCCGTAATTATCCAAGAGGTTTTCCAAGCTTGCAAAAGCTCTCGCCAGAGGGCCCGCTTCTGTCTGGCTCTTttgagctctctctctctcccccgtTGAGACTCGCTCACCTTGGCTCTTTTTGAGGCCGCTCTTCGCGACCCCACTGGGAGAGCCGACCGACTGGCCTGGCCGAAGACTGGCACAAAGAGGATCCACAGAGAAGCGACTCTCCGCCACAGAAGCGGCGTTGAATCAAAGCTTTAAGTTGTTCCGCCGGGCCGGCCAACCTGTTACCATGGCCAACACGACGacagccagcaacaacaaccgcaGAGGAAAGAGCAGCGAAAGCAACTATCATAGCGACTATAACAATACCAATAAGTGGAGACGATCCGATCCGCAGCCTCGGCTCCGATCCGTCAGTCTCTGAGCGAGCGTTCAAGGCGAAGGTTGTTTCAGTATTTCAGTGTGGATCCCCAGAGTTCCGTTCCAATCAGTACCGCTCCCCGAAGCTAGAGCTAGTCCAAAGTGCAGGCCACAAGCAGTTGCAGCAGACTATAGATCAGTCCGGACCTAAACA contains:
- the LOC4801450 gene encoding uncharacterized protein, with translation MLYMEMRCLYLAVLLCSLLVVCRADTLVQLHVNRPYNDVNEKFVSFAVRPEDLYDALDGKNRKAVTSMATLLGDAHIKFVGDFYFATNAPTRLRNPTKIIWKGFNRWTRAVNWTMIIPVPYAPDEWDSMHTLKILNSSYMVGITDCIWQLGTDFGTSRAKDYVQELRTLKLMTDTFKPYVDDWRVMGADISAGSSAEETRRYVDMSKDLNAAFGWTQPANMLPQSSLGSYIYDSDPALRALQQLRVPLWLTLPEERSSSAQAISKRLLGDETTAALRWAQTLGDAASSGFDVIFKRMSLVDFERPTFSLYVTALFKKVMGSRVFPARPLNLFAPSNKLYTHCANAVSGGLAFMVVNTEDQPMTITVRSMTRLASSEIWQYVLSGLDGRVQLNNVRLTLNSTLRPLIKANDASKPLQLITPSMSVGFWVLPTADLEHCQFTEIETGDASGEASTEARRSNRYSSADRLLQRLIEETAVSRGSLQSTINRNRRFVLDKQETDSLLDQLLQPFNQPTALAPAKREAHKESASQQVRPHEAMAWLHQVLEQTRDVAKRRGRRSAANYGGPYFYNRHGKKTALTKKITEIRKPERKAKPLFDFDEFDEEKFFKKLGEQTEEPPSYTRLPEGDVLLRHIESVDGEESEQDAEPVVYRKYKPKSKTQLKIIQRSLEDTEPEQDREQAPMPEQERAEGRGKLRLLPTEFFEALPAPKQSKRLSLGATLNSLLFPEPFSSKASISKTKSMPQEEPEEEVEPLAKRRPAKMGHAANDFLQAQRELGKNFLSHIHKHEIPLDDEHAQESSLEAEPAKKPTNQKYFGAKDALVPVPKPKRLTQKADESITSWWEMPSMRRRRALSIDHSDDEVRSNAIDKMDRDDMLPLGRYAFYEYKVDQPVEEPTSEQSTEPPKDSKIMRISKTRTPTTSRKTSLSDTLVSTVKSKVSRFMNIVSRHMSEWYNTLTRHLDTETGPSRPALSVSGNSID
- the Vha100-2 gene encoding V-type proton ATPase 116 kDa subunit a, translating into MGDMFRSEEMALCQMFIQPEAAYTSVSELGETGCVQFRDLNINVNAFQRKFVTEVRRCDELERKIRYIETEIKKDGIVLPDIQDDIPRAPNPREIIDLEAHLEKTESEMIELAQNEVNMKSNYLELTELRKVLENTQGFFSDQEVLNLDSSNRGAGGDEATAQHRGRLGFVAGVINRERVFGFERMLWRISRGNVFLKRSDLDEPLNDPATGHPIYKTVFVAFFQGEQLKNRIKKVCTGFHASLYPCPSSHNEREEMVKNVRTRLEDLKLVLSQTEDHRSRVLATVSKNLPSWSIMVKKMKAIYHTLNLFNMDVTKKCLIGECWVPTKDLPVVQKALSDGSAAVGSTIPSFLNVIDTNEQPPTFNRTNKFTRGFQNLIDAYGVASYRECNPALYTCITFPFLFAVMFGDLGHGLILVLFGAWMVLCERKLARIRNGGEIWNIFFGGRYIILLMGLFAVYTGIVYNDVFSKSMNLFGSRWVNNYNRSTVLTNPSLQLPPNSSAVGVYPFGLDPVWQLADNKIIFLNSFKMKLSIIFGVLHMVFGVSMSVVNFTHFKRYASIFLEFVPQILFLLLLFGYMVFMMFFKWVTYDSHTDFQPHTPGCAPSVLIMFINMMLFKNTPPPKGCKEFMFESQPDVQKTFVIMGLICIPWMLLGKPLYIKFTRKSNAHSKHNGQLTGNMEVAEGETPLPTGFSGNEESGGGGGNSHDDEPMSEIYIHQAIHTIEYVLSTISHTASYLRLWALSLAHAQLSEVLWNMVLSLGLKMSGVGGIIGLYIIFGAWCLFTLAILVLMEGLSAFLHTLRLHWVEFMSKFYEGLGYAFQPFSFKAILDGEEEE